One segment of Drosophila mauritiana strain mau12 chromosome 3R, ASM438214v1, whole genome shotgun sequence DNA contains the following:
- the LOC117142917 gene encoding uncharacterized protein LOC117142917, whose amino-acid sequence MLNSQIEFDNIYQNLCNPLAMANNYTARKAMQVSEEMAPAVHIPIMVGNEIFVLTQQDIRRVEDTRLISYSRLGPNGQFIPLDTSSPGAVYVPPPNPTHFCTLDDLLRNVSDKRVRMQMDIDEDVKHPAKSNNDTCLFLRETSNPLKTVASVSTQLEWSKKKSDSKHRLRLCYDAGTSTSGLMTNTGCQHCPKCETQHSSCQTQMCAKTHTILEREIPRNASCQTKDTGTATRTSIVKEPQDVGCQTQSCLSANTHIKNEPVNLRCQAQRNTNSTGCGTYSDLFETASAESYTSAECYYTSSAESTSPCPCQHCKSQQTCTEQTLIVPMEPQVQSPVRPQEHPCTSKHIRFDPCTQVNNCPNFEEPHFYRTIPLGQNLYPRAQVSKSIRKPTYGLDESQL is encoded by the exons ATGCTAAATTCTCAGATCGAATTTGATAATATTTACCAAAATTTGTGTAATCCTTTGGCAATGGCGAACAATTATACCGCGAGAAAAGCGATGCAGGTATCGGAGGAGATGGCACCAGCTGTGCACA TTCCCATAATGGTGGGCAATGAGATCTTTGTTCTCACCCAGCAGGACATTCGTCGTGTGGAAGACACACGGCTGATTAGCTACAGTCGTCTAGGACCCAACGGGCAGTTTATTCCCTTGGACACTTCTTCACCAGGTGCAGTTTATGTCCCCCCGCCAAACCCCACGCATTTCTGCACTTTGGATGATCTTCTCCGCAATGTTTCTGACAAAAGGGTCCGTATGCAAATGGACATCGATGAGGATGTGAAGCACCCTGCAAAGTCGAACAATGATACATGTCTTTTTTTACGGGAAACCTCGAACCCGCTGAAGACAGTTGCAAGTGTATCTACTCAATTGGAATGGTCAAAGAAAAAGTCAGACTCTAAACACCGTTTGCGACTTTGCTACGATGCAGGCACCTCGACATCCGGGTTAATGACAAACACTGGATGCCAGCACTGCCCCAAGTGCGAGACGCAACACTCGAGCTGTCAAACTCAAATGTGTGCCAAAACGCATACAATTTTGGAGCGCGAGATACCCCGGAATGCGAGTTGCCAAACGAAGGACACCGGCACCGCAACTAGAACTTCTATTGTGAAGGAGCCACAGGATGTGGGTTGCCAAACTCAGAGCTGTCTCAGTGCAAATACCCATATAAAGAATGAACCCGTAAATTTGAGATGCCAGGCTCAGCGTAACACAAACTCCACCGGATGCGGTACATATAGCGACCTATTTGAAACGGCCTCAGCAGAGTCCTACACATCAGCTGAATGTTATTACACTTCATCGGCGGAAAGCACTAGTCCCTGTCCCTGTCAGCACTGTAAGTCACAACAGACCTGCACGGAACAGACGTTGATAGTACCAATGGAACCTCAAGTTCAGTCGCCCGTACGTCCACAGGAGCATCCTTGCACATCCAAACATATCCGCTTCGATCCCTGCACCCAGGTTAATAATTGTCCTAACTTTGAGGAACCTCATTTCTATAGGACGATACCTTTGGGACAAAATCTATATCCGCGAGCTCAAGTCTCCAAGTCAATAAGGAAGCCAACATACGGGTTGGACGAATCTCAATTGTGA
- the LOC117142913 gene encoding protein asunder, with protein sequence MFERNQKTIFVLDHTRYFSIASEEYISMDFLKGKPSGDGGATGAAGNATGSGGSQFSKSLWTCACESSIEYCRVVWDLFPGKKHVRFIVSDTAAHIVNTWSPSTQNMSHVMNAMVMVGVPSRNVPTSSDYSVIHGLRAAIEALAEPTDEQLAAMADLGTDELSRIPNKGRVICITSARDNTSMKSLEDIFNTVLVQQNTLAAPPAKKGLVIDHCHLVILNIVPLGVESLVTNRSLLKISPLLDVEIHTVSAPDISYKLTHLILNHYDLASTTVTNIPMKEEQNANSSANYDVEILHSRRAHSITCGPDFSLPTSIKQGATYETVTLKWCTPRGCGSADLQPCLGQFLVTPVDVTSRPSSCLINFLLNGRSVLLEMPRKTGSKATSHMLSARGGEIFVHSLCITRSCMDEAPSITDGPGGRVSDYRTAELGQLIKMSRMVPLKVKDPSAPPLTRRLPRYFPLTTSSSILFHLQRHISWLPHFLHLLVKEDMDKQDEVRCQQHIHELYKSASRGDVLPFTHTNGARLKLSKAKDQYRLLYRELEQLIQLNATTMHHKNLLESLQSLRAAYGDAPLKAEPGASLLRSFTESPLSPERLEPISSVGASGSSNSNSLLKASKRRMSSCGQRSLLDIISSAERSQSNKRLDFSGRLCTPLGQVAKLYPDFGTKDKDAVTTGASITPNVKEESVRS encoded by the exons ATGTTCGAACGCAACCAGAAGACCATCTTTGTGCTGGACCACACCCGATACTTTAGCATCGCCAGCGAGGAGTACATCTCGATGGACTTCCTAAAGGGAAAACCATCTGGAGACGGCGGCGCAACAGGAGCGGCGGGAAATGCAACCGGCAGCGGTGGATCCCAATTCAGCAAGAGCCTGTGGACATGCGCCTGCGAATCCTCCATCGAGTACTGCCGCGTGGTGTGGGATCTCTTTCCCGGCAAAAAGCATGTGCGGTTTATTGTCTCGGACACGGCGGCGCATATCGTGAACACTTGGAGTCCCAGCACGCAAAATATGTCGCACGTGATGAACGCAATGGTAATGGTGGGCGTGCCGTCGCGCAATGTACCCACATCTTCTGACTACTCGGTAATCCATGGCCTGAGGGCCGCCATCGAAGCGCTGGCGGAGCCCACAGATGAACAGTTGGCGGCGATGGCCGACCTTGGGACCGACGAACTGTCGCGCATTCCCAACAAGGGTCGCGTCATCTGCATCACTTCGGCTCGTGACAATACCAGCATGAAAAGCCTGGAGGACATCTTTAACACAGTGCTGGTGCAGCAGAACACCCTAGCAGCGCCGCCCGCCAAGAAGGGACTGGTCATCGACCATTGCCATCTAGTTATCCTCAACATTGTGCCGCTGGGCGTTGAATCGTTGGTCACCAATCGCAGCCTGCTCAAGATCTCGCCGCTGCTGGATGTCGAGATCCACACAGTCAGTGCCCCGGATATTTCCTATAAGCTGACGCACCTCATACTGAACCATTATGACCTAGCTAGTACCACGGTGACCAACATACCAATGAAGGAGGAGCAAAACGCCAACTCCAGCGCCAACTACGATGTGGAAATCCTGCACAGCCGCAGGGCCCACTCCATTACCTGTGGCCCAGATTTCAGTCTACCCACGAGCATCAAGCAAGGTGCCACATACGAAACAGTGACTCTTAAGTGGTGCACACCGCGCGGTTGCGGCTCTGCAGATCTACAGCCCTGCCTGGGTCAGTTCCTCGTGACACCGGTGGACGTCACCTCGCGGCCCAGTTCCTGCTTGATTAACTTTCTGCTTAACGGACGGTCAGTCTTGCTGGAAATGCCTCGCAAGACCGGCTCGAAGGCCACCAGCCATATGCTGTCTGCTCGCGGTGGCGAGATCTTTGTGCACTCCCTGTGCATCACGCGCTCCTGCATGGATGAGGCTCCATCAATTACTGATGGCCCCGGAGGACGTGTCTCGGACTATCGCACCGCCGAACTTGGTCAACTGATCAAGATGTCGCGAATGGTTCCGCTCAAGGTTAAGGATCCATCTGCTCCGCCCTTGACGCGCAGGTTGCCTCGCTATTTCCCCCTGACCACCAGCTCTTCGATTCTGTTCCACCTACAGCGCCACATCAGTTGGCTTCCGCATTTTCTTCATCTTTTGGTTAAGGAGGACATGGATAAGCAGGACGAGGTGCGGTGCCAGCAGCACATTCACGAGCTGTACAAAAGCGCCTCGCGTGGCGATGTTCTACCATTTACCCACACCAATGGAGCAAG ACTAAAGCTTTCCAAGGCCAAAGACCAGTACCGCTTGCTGTATAGGGAACTGGAGCAACTTATCCAACTAAATGCCACCACAATGCACCATAAAAATCTGCTGGAAAGCCTACAGAGCTTGCGAGCCGCATACGGCGATGCTCCGCTGAAGGCGGAACCTGGAGCAAGTCTCCTGCGCTCTTTCACGGAATCCCCACTCTCTCCCGAACGGCTCGAGCCCATCAGTAGCGTCGGTGCtagtggcagcagcaactccaATAGCCTTCTCAAGGCGAGCAAGCGTCGTATGTCTAGTTGTGGGCAAAG ATCCCTGCTAGATATTATATCCTCAGCAGAGCGAAGTCAGTCCAACAAACGATTGGATTTCTCGGGACGCCTTTGCACTCCATTGGGTCAAGTGGCCAAGCTGTATCCGGATTTTGGTACCAAGGACAAAGACGCAGTTACGACGGGGGCCAGTATTACGCCCAATGTTAAGGAGGAATCCGTACGCAGTTAA
- the LOC117142912 gene encoding nucleolar protein 6, with protein sequence MRFVRRNIMSGKLVGSSEEAARTGTQANAHAEDHSDLEHSAPSTDDGFDEPKPPIAKSVPPSTAIPKKNNFKQRGDTKNVKPPTLEEMKELRDTQNLFHSNLFKLQVKEMLEELQLKQKYTDFIENWLESFTVFTRQLKDGFMERTHLEVPIKLSEKPTGFVFSKPTREPYLIGAAATGTLLGPKIVVDVALEMPKESLHKEDYLNLRYDQKRALYLTYVTERMMESQNYAQDQFNFNYYANNPLKPVLELIPVTKQVNKHLQVRLFITAPLSSFKPGRFVPWNNNIRPSFYGDEWDEQDPLPSTQHYNANVLFDLTLSENQAQLDKAFKSRRNFQDGLLLLKVWLRQRQLDIGYSGFGAHILAAFIVYLNKQRILHQSSSSYQVARTVWNQLANTDWTKGISLAVDPIQTEELNKFAEHYDVCFIDFTGQHNLCANIPLYLYQRVREEAKLAVELLNDMKLNSFPLIFMQKCPLYSRVDNILKISNYSCINQMLTLHSQPRIKYDFANYGYPQLLHLLTELLKKGLAERVHSILPLETATAAWPVENKAPVIGKYIQLGLILQPEHAYEVLNKGPAANDDPAGAEEFRRFWGEKSNLRRFQDGSITEAVVWGTAQDSPAKKRLIVRHIVLHLLEHHLQLDSKEVQYIGGELDQVYKLSPWFKVNKLKTKLSLDQDTDAEALSPHVIRCYDELARQLHGLNHLPLEIVSISGVSPIFRYCEPQPVLPQALLVENRILASTIQRVVIQLGQSGKWPTELGALRALKTAFLIEIGEKLEAQCRLHWVMSADGLLVLKQGYCFLIELAHNKELALLKQEVTERGITTYIDNAASRFLERQHYILPKVSGALHSLHQTYSAFGSTVLLAKRWLATQLLDDGLWPDMATELLVAHLFQQRYAPQSIAAPQTGFIRFLQLLSHSDFNGELFLLNFNNSWQEQQIADLEHNYRSNRQSYPPLAVATSYDMQHAGRLWTSDQSPSQRVLGHVTRLARRALEIIETSLMSKDLRFVRPAQLFRASNEGYDLVIQFKPDLVPNSLSYDLGSPFVSFSQPNFSLPRAGSDYISRIVGLLRSAYSDFAAFFYNPHGGKELAIVWRPTTEFAAKPFKVTELQACSPCGNGKVQVLKETLLEDFKLLLKDFYLRIATPEELKREQREHQKPMRYFEANQAVEESKPKPKKHRKRKGTGKEAPPKKKRLIKSSTLKALK encoded by the exons ATGCGATTTGTACGAAGAAACATCATGTCAGGAAAGTTG GTGGGCTCCTCGGAGGAAGCCGCTCGAACAGGTACCCAAGCAAATGCACATGCCGAGGATCACAGCGACCTGGAGCACTCCGCTCCAAGTACAGACGATGGCTTTGATGAACCAAAACCCCCAATCGCCAAGAGTGTCCCACCGTCCACTGCCATACCAAAGAAGAACAACTTCAAGCAAAGGGGTGATACCAAGAATGTAAAGCCGCCCACTTTGGAGGAGATGAAGGAATTGCGAGACACCCAAAACCTCTTCCACTCCAACCTCTTTAAGCTTCAAGTTAAGGAAatgctggaggagctgcagtTAAAGCAGAAATACACAGATTTCATTGAAAACTGGCTGGAATCCTTTACGGTCTTTACCCGACAGCTAAAGGATGGCTTTATGGAGCGAACCCACTTGGAAGTCCCAATAAAGCTTTCTGAAAAGCCGACTGGATTTGTTTTCTCCAAGCCCACCAGGGAACCTTATCTGATCGGAGCCGCCGCAACGGGCACATTGCTGGGTCCCAAAATTGTAGTGGATGTGGCCTTGGAGATGCCAAAAGAATCCCTGCACAAAGAAGATTACCTAAACCTTCGCTATGACCAGAAGCGAGCTTTGTATCTTACTTATGTGACGGAGAGGATGATGGAGTCCCAAAATTATGCACAAGATCAGTTTAATTTCAACTACTATGCTAACAACCCGCTTAAGCCGGTTCTGGAATTGATCCCAGTTACTAAGCAAGTAAACAAGCATCTGCAAGTGCGTCTGTTCATCACTGCCCCGTTAAGCAGTTTTAAGCCAGGCAGATTTGTTCCCTGGAACAACAATATTCGGCCCTCGTTTTACGGTGACGAATGGGACGAGCAAGATCCGCTGCCCTCTACCCAACACTACAACGCAAACGTACTATTTGATCTAACTTTGTCCGAGAACCAGGCTCAATTGGATAAGGCCTTTAAGAGCAGGCGTAATTTCCAGGACGGTCTGCTGCTGCTTAAAGTATGGTTGCGTCAGCGGCAACTGGATATAGGTTACAGTGGGTTTGGTGCCCACATCCTGGCCGCTTTCATTGTGTACCTAAATAAGCAGCGCATTCTGCATCAGTCAAGCAGCAGTTACCAAGTGGCACGCACTGTATGGAACCAATTGGCGAACACGGACTGGACGAAAGGCATTAGCCTGGCGGTTGATCCCATTCAAACGGAAGAATTAAACAAGTTTGCGGAACACTATGACGTTTGCTTTATAGACTTCACTGGCCAGCATAATCTATGCGCAAATATTCCGCTTTACCTGTATCAGAGAGTTCGAGAGGAGGCCAAACTGGCGGTGGAACTACTAAACGACATGAAGCTAAACAGTTTCCCGCTTATCTTTATGCAAAAGTGTCCACTGTACAGCAGGGTGGATAATATCTTAAA GATTTCCAATTATTCATGCATAAATCAAATGCTTACACTGCATTCCCAGCCTCGAATTAAGTACGATTTTGCTAATTATGGTTACCCGCAGCTGCTACATTTACTGACAGA GCTCCTTAAGAAGGGACTTGCTGAACGTGTCCACTCCATACTACCCCTAGAAACTGCGACAGCCGCCTGGCCTGTGGAAAACAAAGCGCCCGTTATAGGGAAGTATATTCAACTGGGCCTTATACTTCAGCCAGAGCACGCATACGAGGTGTTAAACAAAGGACCTGCTGCCAACGATGATCCTGCGGGAGCTGAAGAATTCCGACGGTTTTGGGGAGAGAAGTCAAACCTTCGTCGGTTTCAGGATGGCAGCATTACAGAAGCTGTGGTTTGGGGGACCGCCCAGGATTCACCCGCCAAGAAGCGACTAATTGTTCGCCATATTGTGCTGCATCTACTGGAGCATCACCTACAACTGGACAGCAAGGAAGTACAATACATAGGCGGCGAGTTGGATCAAGTCTACAAGCTGTCTCCTTGGTTTAAGGTCAATAAGCTAAAGACCAAGCTGTCATTGGATCAAGACACCGACGCAGAGGCACTTAGTCCGCACGTCATCCGCTGTTATGATGAGTTGGCACGTCAACTACACGGGCTGAATCATCTTCCTCTAGAGATAGTCTCCATATCAGGCGTCTCGCCCATTTTCCGATACTGCGAGCCGCAGCCCGTTCTCCCACAGGCGCTTCTGGTAGAAAACCGCATCCTGGCAAGCACCATTCAGCGTGTGGTTATCCAGCTCGGGCAAAGCGGCAAGTGGCCCACTGAACTTGGTGCACTGCGTGCTCTTAAGACTGCCTTCCTTATTGAAATTGGCGAAAAGTTGGAGGCGCAGTGCCGGCTTCATTGGGTGATGTCCGCCGATGGTCTTCTCGTACTCAAGCAAGGTTACTGCTTCCTTATAGAACTGGCACACAACAAGGAGCTGGCGCTCCTGAAGCAGGAAGTTACTGAGCGTGGCATAACTACATATATAGACAATGCAGCCAGTCGTTTCTTAGAGCGTCAACATTATATTCTACCCAAAGTAAGTGGGGCTCTACATTCGCTTCATCAAACTTACAGCGCATTTGGCTCCACTGTGCTGTTGGCCAAGCGCTGGCTGGCCACACAACTGCTGGACGATGGCTTGTGGCCTGATATGGCTACTGAGTTACTGGTGGCGCATCTCTTCCAGCAGCGATATGCACCACAGTCCATAGCGGCACCTCAAACTGGATTCATACGTTTCCTGCAGCTGCTTTCCCATAGCGATTTTAATGGAGAGCTCTTCCTGCTTAACTTCAACAATAGCTGGCAGG AACAACAAATTGCCGATCTGGAGCACAACTATCGCAGCAACCGTCAGAGTTATCCTCCTTTGGCTGTGGCCACCTCCTACGATATGCAGCATGCCGGACGATTGTGGACATCGGATCAGTCCCCCAGCCAACGGGTGCTTGGACATGTGACGCGACTGGCCCGCCGTGCGCTCGAGATTATCGAAACCAGCCTGATGTCGAAAGATCTGAGGTTTGTGCGGCCGGCCCAATTATTTCGAGCTTCCAACGAGGGCTACGATCTGGTTATACAATTCAAGCCAGATCTGGTGCCGAACTCCTTAAGCTACGATCTGGGGTCACCATTTGTTTCATTTAGCCAGCCAAACTTTAGCTTGCCCCGCGCGGGATCAGATTACATTTCCCGAATTGTGGGACTACTAAGA TCTGCATACTCCgactttgctgcgttctttTACAATCCGCACGGAGGCAAGGAACTGGCCATTGTATGGCGGCCCACAACGGAATTCGCTGCAAAGCCTTTCAAGGTCACAGAGCTGCAGGCATGCAGTCCTTGTGGTAATGGAAAGGTCCAAGTTCTCAAAGAAACTCTGCTCGAGGACTTCAAACTCTTACTGAAAGATTTCTACCTGCGCATCGCCACACCAGAGGAGCTCAAGCGGGAACAGCGCGAGCATCAGAAGCCCATGCGATACTTTGAAGCCAACCAGGCAGTGGAGGAGTCGAAACCAAAGCCGAAAAAGCATAGGAAACGCAAGGGCACCGGGAAAGAAGCACCACCCAAAAAGAAACGCCTAATAAAAAGCTCGACCCTTAAGGCCTTGAAATAG
- the LOC117142914 gene encoding ATPase family AAA domain-containing protein 3A homolog, with translation MSWLLGRNRQQPQPDQTAGFSDGGGAADPEGRTAGEKSGDSQLSRAERKAMEAYRFDSSALERAADAAKTLERSKHAREALELSKMQEATRQTEYNTKVKEYEAHIEQAKVEQKRIDHEERRKTLIEETKQQQQRAQYQDQLSRKRYEDQLLQQQRVQEENLRKQEESVQRQEAMRRQTIEHEIEMKEKNRLKLLEHELRAKARVDRENRDINLEKIRLKAQEHRTTVLEGIKTAGTVIGAGAEAMLTDWDKVLTAAGGLSLLALGVYTAKGATGVVSRYVEARIGKPTLVGETSRFAFLDALKNPLHYLKRLRAKPTDALQGVVLNPKLEERLRDIAIATKNTRINRGMYRNVLMHGPPGTGKTMFAKKLAEHSGMDFAIMTGGDVAPMGKEGVTAIHKVFDWSHTSRRGLLLFVDEADAFLRKRSSEKISEDLRAALNAFLYRTSEQNPKFMLVLASNTPEQFDYAINDRLDEMVEFTLPGLEERERLLRLYFDKYVLQPAAAGAKRFKLDTFDYGKTCSKMAALCEGMSGREISKLGVSWQAAVYASEDGLLTEKMVLDRCYSAAQQHKQKMAWLSDQERADHKSITGTAAPPLTLTANKL, from the exons ATGTCGTGGCTTTTGGGCAGGAACCGCCAACAGCCGCAGCCGGATCAGACCGCCGGCTTTTCGGATGGAGGAGGAGCTGCCGATCCGGAGGGCAGGACGGCCGGCGAAAAGTCCGGGGATTCGCAACTGAGCCGGGCGGAGCGCAAAGCCATGGAAGCGTACCGCTTCGATTCGTCGGCGCTGGAACGTGCAGCGGATGCTGCCAAAACCCTGGAGCGTTCAA AACACGCCCGGGAGGCCCTCGAGCTGTCCAAGATGCAGGAGGCCACCCGGCAAACGGAGTACAACACCAAGGTCAAGGAGTACGAGGCTCATATCGAGCAGGCCAAGGTCGAGCAGAAGCGCATCGACCACGAGGAGCGCCGCAAAACTCTCATCGAGGAGActaagcagcagcagcagcgtgCCCAGTACCAGGATCAGCTGTCCCGCAAGCGGTATGAGGATCAgctgttgcagcagcagcgggtACAGGAGGAAAACCTGCGCAAGCAGGAGGAGAGCGTCCAGCGCCAAGAGGCCATGCGGCGCCAGACCATCGAGCACGAGATCGAGATGAAGGAGAAGAACCGGCTTAAGCTTCTGGAACACGAGTTGCGGGCCAAGGCTCGAGTGGATCGCGAGAACCGGGATATCAATTTGGAGAAGATCCGTCTCAAGGCGCAGGAGCATCGAACAACCGTACTGGAGGGCATCAA AACCGCCGGTACTGTCATCGGTGCCGGTGCTGAGGCTATGCTCACCGACTGGGACAAGGTGCTGACCGCCGCCGGAGGACTTTCGTTGTTGGCCCTGGGTGTGTACACGGCCAAGGGCGCCACCGGAGTGGTCTCTCGATATGTGGAGGCGCGCATTGGTAAACCTACGTTAGTTGGCGAGACATCCCGCTTTGCTTTCCTGGACGCCCTTAAGAACCCGCTGCACTACCTGAAGAGGCTGCGCGCCAAGCCGACCGATGCCCTGCAGGGCGTTGTGCTAAATCCGAAGCTGGAGGAACGGCTTCGTGACATTGCCATCGCCACAAAGAACACACGTATCAACAGGGGCATGTACAGGAACGTTTTGATGCACGGCCCACCAGGAACGGGCAAGACCATGTTCGCCAAGAAGCTGGCCGAGCACTCTGGCATGGACTTTGCCATCATGACCGGTGGCGATGTGGCGCCCATGGGCAAGGAGGGCGTAACCGCCATCCACAAGGTGTTCGACTGGTCGCACACCTCACGCCGCGGACTGCTGCTCTTCGTGGACGAAGCGGATGCATTCTTACGCAAACGTTCTTCTGAGAAAATCTCGGAGGACCTGCGTGCGGCCCTGAACGCCTTCCTGTACCGTACTTCCGAGCAGAATCCCAAGTTCATGCTTGTGTTGGCCTCCAACACTCCAGAGCAGTTTGATTATGCCATCAACGATCGTCTGGACGAGATGGTGGAGTTCACGCTGCCTGGCCTGGAGGAACGGGAACGCCTCTTGCGCCTGTACTTCGACAAATATGTGCTGCAGCCGGCCGCGGCGGGTGCCAA GCGGTTCAAGCTGGACACCTTTGATTACGGAAAGACGTGTTCGAAGATGGCAGCTCTGTGCGAGGGTATGTCGGGTCGAGAAATCTCCAAGCTGGGCGTGTCCTGGCAGGCGGCAGTCTATGCCTCCGAGGATGGTCTGCTCACCGAGAAGATGGTCCTGGACAGGTGCTACTCCGCTGCCCAGCAGCATAAGCAGAAG ATGGCCTGGCTTTCGGATCAGGAGCGTGCTGATCACAAATCCATCACAGGCACAGCTGCCCCACCCCTCACCCTAACTGCCAACAAACTGTAA